The following proteins come from a genomic window of Shinella zoogloeoides:
- a CDS encoding acetyl-CoA carboxylase biotin carboxyl carrier protein: MDLEKIKTLLDFVGRSRISELTVSEAGTTVVIRNSSPTAETGHAPAVPSPASPVSAPAEPAGRNHEADKRLVRSALAGVLHQAASPGAAPLIALGDRVEAGQALCIVEAMKVFTTVSAPFGGTVKRIFFEDGQDVAFGDPIAEIV, from the coding sequence ATGGATCTGGAAAAGATCAAGACGCTTCTCGATTTCGTCGGCCGCTCGCGCATCTCGGAATTGACGGTCAGCGAGGCGGGTACGACCGTTGTCATCCGCAATTCCTCCCCGACGGCCGAGACCGGGCATGCGCCTGCGGTCCCGTCGCCGGCATCGCCCGTCTCTGCGCCCGCCGAACCGGCCGGCCGGAACCATGAAGCGGACAAGCGGCTGGTGCGGTCGGCTCTTGCTGGTGTTCTCCACCAAGCGGCAAGCCCCGGCGCGGCGCCGCTGATCGCCCTGGGCGATAGGGTCGAGGCGGGGCAGGCGCTGTGCATCGTCGAGGCGATGAAGGTTTTCACCACGGTGAGCGCGCCCTTCGGCGGTACGGTCAAGCGCATCTTCTTCGAAGACGGGCAGGATGTCGCCTTCGGCGATCCGATCGCGGAGATCGTCTGA
- a CDS encoding amino acid ABC transporter permease, giving the protein MKGFDLTAILGNPEYMAMLAHGIKMTFIIAICSWLLAMSLAVLLLAIRFSPGRIGNSVVAGYVSYHRNVPTLVQLMLWYFGIYTVLPMGVADWLSAHSAEMIFAVIGLGLCQAAYFSEDLRSGLRSINPGQMEAARALGHGYISSMRYVLIPQGVRNALPALVNHSVSLFKNSSLAIVIGAPELSHAVKEIENLSFRTFEIYLIGTVLYLFFSLIIMGAGAWLTWRADPLNGARR; this is encoded by the coding sequence GTGAAAGGCTTCGACCTCACCGCCATCCTCGGCAATCCCGAATACATGGCCATGCTGGCGCACGGCATCAAGATGACCTTCATCATCGCGATCTGCTCGTGGTTGCTGGCCATGAGCCTTGCGGTGCTGCTGCTTGCGATCCGCTTCTCACCGGGACGGATCGGCAATTCGGTGGTGGCGGGTTACGTGTCCTATCACCGCAACGTGCCCACGCTGGTGCAACTCATGCTCTGGTACTTCGGCATCTACACGGTGCTGCCCATGGGCGTGGCGGATTGGCTTTCGGCCCATTCGGCCGAGATGATCTTCGCGGTCATCGGCCTCGGGCTCTGCCAGGCGGCCTATTTCAGCGAGGATCTTCGGTCGGGCCTGCGCTCGATCAATCCCGGACAGATGGAGGCGGCGCGTGCTCTCGGCCACGGCTACATCTCCTCCATGCGCTACGTGTTGATCCCGCAGGGCGTGCGCAATGCGCTGCCGGCGCTGGTCAACCATTCCGTCTCGCTGTTCAAGAATTCGAGCCTTGCCATCGTCATCGGCGCGCCGGAACTCAGCCACGCGGTGAAGGAGATCGAGAACCTCTCCTTCCGCACCTTCGAGATCTACCTGATCGGCACGGTCCTCTACCTGTTCTTTTCGCTCATCATCATGGGCGCCGGCGCCTGGCTCACCTGGCGCGCCGATCCCCTGAACGGAGCGCGCCGATGA
- the nac gene encoding nitrogen assimilation transcriptional regulator NAC, giving the protein MDIRRLKSFIVIVDTGSITRAADVLHIAQPALSQQLAALEDHFRQKLLIRSQQGVSMTEAGKAVYRHAQIILRQMDQAQADVTAAGSTLVGRVSVGLVPFSSAATLSVDLLTETRKRHPGILLHLTESVGQTYSQMIMNGRLEMALIHGTGPIKGVRFEPVFTEEFHLVAHKDFGIEAGDAPLPVSALNDLPLLLPPPYNFVRRAIDLAFTRGRLSLNVVAEVEIVRTLGRAVSRGVGATIMPRAIAERIVAESSEPIVSRIVTPRVEETLSLCVSDQSELSEPALAVRSILMELTARLKGQG; this is encoded by the coding sequence ATGGATATCAGGCGTCTCAAATCCTTTATCGTCATCGTGGATACCGGCAGCATCACCCGCGCTGCCGACGTGCTGCACATCGCCCAGCCGGCCCTCAGCCAGCAGCTTGCCGCGCTGGAGGATCACTTCCGCCAGAAACTGCTGATCCGCAGCCAGCAGGGCGTCTCGATGACCGAAGCGGGCAAGGCCGTCTATCGCCACGCCCAGATCATCCTGCGCCAGATGGACCAGGCCCAGGCTGACGTGACGGCGGCCGGCTCGACGCTCGTCGGCCGCGTCTCGGTCGGCCTCGTGCCGTTTTCGAGCGCGGCGACGCTCTCCGTCGACCTCCTCACCGAAACCCGCAAGCGCCATCCCGGCATCCTTCTGCATCTTACCGAAAGCGTCGGCCAGACTTACAGCCAGATGATCATGAACGGCCGCCTGGAAATGGCGCTCATCCACGGCACCGGGCCGATCAAGGGCGTACGTTTCGAGCCGGTCTTCACGGAAGAATTTCACCTCGTCGCCCACAAGGATTTCGGCATCGAGGCCGGAGACGCGCCGCTGCCGGTGAGCGCGCTGAACGACCTGCCACTCCTCCTGCCGCCGCCCTACAATTTCGTGCGCCGCGCCATCGACCTCGCTTTCACCCGCGGCCGCCTGTCGCTGAACGTGGTGGCGGAGGTGGAGATCGTGCGCACGCTCGGCCGTGCCGTCAGCCGCGGCGTCGGCGCGACGATCATGCCGCGTGCCATCGCCGAGCGTATCGTCGCCGAGAGTTCCGAACCGATCGTCTCACGCATTGTGACGCCCCGGGTCGAGGAGACGCTGTCGCTTTGCGTTTCCGACCAGAGCGAGCTTTCAGAGCCCGCCCTGGCAGTGCGGTCCATCCTGATGGAATTGACCGCACGCCTCAAGGGCCAGGGTTAG
- a CDS encoding acetyl-CoA carboxylase biotin carboxylase subunit — protein MEVPFTSVLIANRGEIAVRIERACLELGLRPVLIASEADKAGRAAPKDGGPLVIGPSAPGRSYLNQAAILLAARVTSAEAIHPGYGFLSENADFAEAVEEAGLTFVGPPASAIRIMGDKIAAKRAMMAAGVPCVPGPGEPLPEDAEAVRAIADEIGYPVIVKAAGGGGGRGMRVVRESAEVADAIAITREEARRAFGKPELYIEKFLEHPRHVEFQVLCDNHGNAVWVGHRDCSVQRRHQKVVEEAPAPGIAPDLAERIGARCAEACRQIGYRGVGTFEFLYENGEFYFIEMNTRLQVEHPVTEMTAGVDLVHEQLRVAQGALLDEARFAGTAQGHAFECRINAEDPTTFVAAPGRITAVRFPSGPGVRVDSHVSAGYRVSPYYDSLIAKLIVYAPTREVAIRRMQVALAETRIEGIATNLPLHARIFSDPDFVRGGVDIHHLEKRLREEPRGEA, from the coding sequence ATGGAGGTCCCGTTCACCTCCGTTCTGATCGCCAATCGCGGCGAGATCGCCGTGCGCATCGAGCGCGCATGCCTGGAGCTCGGGCTGCGGCCGGTCCTTATCGCGTCCGAAGCGGACAAGGCAGGTCGCGCCGCGCCGAAGGACGGCGGACCGCTTGTCATCGGCCCCTCCGCACCCGGGCGCAGCTATCTCAACCAGGCGGCCATTCTGCTGGCTGCCCGCGTGACGAGCGCGGAGGCCATCCATCCAGGCTACGGCTTTCTGTCGGAAAACGCCGATTTCGCCGAGGCGGTGGAGGAGGCCGGGCTTACCTTCGTCGGGCCGCCGGCATCCGCGATCCGCATCATGGGCGACAAGATCGCCGCCAAGCGGGCGATGATGGCCGCCGGCGTACCCTGCGTGCCGGGGCCGGGCGAGCCATTGCCGGAGGACGCTGAGGCGGTGCGGGCAATCGCGGACGAGATCGGCTATCCCGTGATCGTCAAGGCGGCCGGCGGCGGGGGCGGGCGCGGCATGCGCGTCGTGCGCGAGAGCGCCGAGGTTGCGGATGCCATCGCAATTACCCGCGAGGAAGCGCGCCGCGCATTCGGCAAGCCCGAACTCTATATCGAGAAATTCCTGGAGCATCCGCGCCACGTCGAATTCCAGGTTCTGTGCGACAATCACGGCAATGCCGTCTGGGTTGGTCATCGCGATTGTTCCGTCCAGCGCCGGCACCAGAAGGTCGTGGAAGAAGCGCCGGCGCCGGGCATCGCACCCGATCTTGCAGAACGGATCGGCGCGCGCTGCGCGGAAGCCTGCCGGCAAATCGGCTATCGCGGCGTCGGTACCTTCGAGTTTCTCTACGAGAATGGCGAATTCTATTTCATCGAGATGAACACCCGCCTTCAGGTCGAGCATCCCGTCACCGAAATGACGGCGGGTGTCGACCTTGTGCACGAGCAATTGCGCGTCGCGCAGGGTGCACTGCTAGATGAGGCCCGCTTTGCCGGCACGGCACAGGGCCATGCCTTCGAGTGCCGCATCAATGCGGAGGATCCCACCACCTTCGTCGCCGCGCCGGGACGCATCACGGCGGTCCGCTTCCCGAGCGGGCCTGGCGTTCGCGTCGATAGCCATGTTTCCGCGGGGTATCGCGTTTCGCCCTACTACGATTCGCTGATCGCCAAGCTGATCGTCTATGCGCCGACCCGCGAAGTCGCCATCCGCCGCATGCAGGTCGCCCTCGCCGAGACCCGCATCGAGGGCATCGCCACCAACCTACCGCTGCACGCGCGGATCTTCTCCGATCCGGATTTCGTGCGTGGCGGCGTCGATATCCACCATCTTGAAAAACGGCTGAGGGAGGAACCCCGTGGCGAGGCGTGA
- a CDS encoding biotin-dependent carboxyltransferase family protein, whose product MIEIVSTGPLNTIQDLGRPGYRNIGVTACGAMDTLALRIGNILAGNAPDAAGIEVQTFPFRVRFFERGAFAVTGADCRATLDGVPLPPWWVTEAQAGQVLEFSPPLKDARACLCLAGGVDVAPVMGSRSTSLRGGFGGMEGRVLAAGDRIATGTAAGGFLPKGGFGVVPPATALKDVFPVAEGGALIIRALPAGEHDLFGTDAERFWGQPWKISARSDRTGYRLSGDPIHPTEVVEMRSHGVVPGVIQVPPAGEPIVQMSDANTAGGYPKIAGVIEADLWRLGQARIGSLLRFMPATHAEAKAVETALTAYVADVQKTARLVRQALAAMA is encoded by the coding sequence GTGATCGAGATCGTCTCAACCGGCCCCCTGAACACGATCCAGGACCTCGGCCGTCCCGGCTATCGCAATATCGGCGTCACCGCCTGCGGTGCTATGGACACGCTGGCGCTGAGGATCGGCAATATCCTCGCCGGCAATGCGCCCGATGCCGCCGGCATCGAAGTGCAGACCTTTCCGTTCCGTGTGCGCTTTTTCGAGCGGGGCGCCTTTGCCGTGACCGGCGCGGACTGCCGGGCGACGCTCGACGGCGTGCCGCTGCCGCCCTGGTGGGTGACGGAGGCGCAGGCGGGCCAGGTGCTGGAATTCTCGCCGCCCTTGAAGGACGCGCGCGCCTGTCTCTGCCTTGCCGGCGGGGTGGATGTCGCTCCCGTCATGGGCTCACGCAGCACCTCGCTGCGCGGTGGTTTCGGCGGGATGGAGGGGCGCGTGCTGGCCGCGGGCGACCGGATCGCGACGGGCACGGCGGCGGGCGGCTTCCTGCCGAAGGGCGGTTTCGGCGTCGTGCCGCCGGCCACGGCCCTGAAGGATGTCTTCCCCGTCGCCGAGGGCGGCGCACTTATCATCCGGGCGTTGCCGGCGGGGGAACACGATCTGTTCGGTACGGACGCGGAACGGTTCTGGGGGCAGCCGTGGAAGATTTCCGCGCGCAGCGATCGCACTGGCTACCGGCTGAGCGGCGATCCGATCCATCCAACCGAGGTGGTTGAGATGCGTTCGCACGGCGTCGTGCCCGGCGTCATTCAGGTGCCGCCGGCAGGTGAGCCCATCGTGCAGATGAGCGACGCCAACACGGCGGGCGGCTATCCCAAGATCGCCGGCGTCATCGAGGCGGACCTCTGGCGGCTGGGGCAGGCGCGTATCGGCTCGCTGCTGCGCTTCATGCCGGCGACGCATGCGGAGGCGAAGGCCGTGGAGACGGCGCTTACGGCCTATGTCGCCGATGTTCAGAAGACTGCCCGGCTGGTGCGCCAGGCACTCGCCGCCATGGCTTAG
- a CDS encoding SDR family oxidoreductase, producing the protein MSFSDYRTALVTGASSGIGAAVVERLRREGLEVHAVARSAGALQDLAARTGCVPHAVDVTDRAALARLCGDVEFDILVNNAGVDRPKKFLEAEDGDIDLLVDVNLRAVLHLCRLIVPGMAARDRGHVINISSIAGNYNFGGNSTYHATKAGVAMLSNQLRIDTFGKRVRVTEICPGRVATDIFNHVHGDDPSIRERFIDGFELPQAADIADAIAFAIAAPVAVNIGHMEITPTLQVMGGLQTARPQERQP; encoded by the coding sequence ATGTCCTTTTCCGATTACAGAACCGCTCTGGTGACCGGCGCCTCCTCCGGGATCGGTGCTGCGGTCGTCGAACGGCTCCGCCGCGAGGGTCTGGAAGTTCACGCAGTCGCCCGCAGCGCGGGCGCCCTTCAGGACCTCGCCGCGCGCACGGGCTGCGTTCCCCACGCCGTCGACGTCACGGACCGGGCGGCACTCGCAAGGCTCTGCGGCGACGTCGAATTCGACATCCTCGTCAACAATGCCGGCGTCGATCGTCCGAAGAAATTCCTGGAGGCGGAGGATGGCGACATCGATCTCCTCGTCGATGTCAACCTGCGTGCCGTCCTCCACCTCTGCCGGTTGATCGTTCCCGGCATGGCGGCGCGCGATCGCGGCCATGTCATCAATATTTCCTCGATCGCCGGCAACTACAATTTCGGTGGCAATTCGACCTATCACGCCACCAAGGCCGGCGTCGCGATGCTGTCCAACCAGCTGCGCATCGACACCTTCGGCAAGCGCGTACGGGTGACGGAAATCTGCCCGGGCCGCGTGGCGACCGACATCTTCAACCACGTGCATGGCGACGACCCGTCGATCCGCGAACGCTTCATCGACGGCTTCGAGTTGCCGCAGGCCGCCGACATCGCCGACGCCATCGCCTTTGCCATCGCAGCGCCCGTCGCGGTCAATATCGGCCATATGGAAATCACGCCGACGCTCCAGGTGATGGGTGGCCTGCAGACGGCTCGCCCGCAGGAGCGGCAGCCGTGA
- a CDS encoding pyridoxal phosphate-dependent aminotransferase has translation MPAIADRLQNVSVSASAAMTQRARDLTAKGIKVISLSSGEPDFATPANAVEAGYAAALAGDTKYPPLDGTPALRQAIARKFKRDNNLDYDASEIVVAGGGKQIIFNAVMATCNPGDEVVIPSPSWISYADIVKFAGAVPVPVDCPQQNGFKLRAEDLDAAITPRTKWLFLNFPNNPTGAACSRAEMKAIAEVMLKHPHVWIMTDDMYEHLIYDGFEFCTIAEVEPRLKDRVLTVNGASKAYAMTGWRLGFCGGPKDLIKAISNVNGQNSGGTSTITQAAVAAVLDGPQDLLKERAAIYKTRRDFVVDRLGEIDGVRCHKPEGAFYVFPNIAELIGRTSKGGRRIETDTDFVLALLDEHHVATVQGAAYGMSPFFRISYATSMERLDEACGRVAEFCAGLR, from the coding sequence ATGCCCGCCATAGCCGACCGCCTGCAGAACGTTTCCGTCTCCGCCTCCGCCGCGATGACCCAGCGCGCCCGCGATCTCACGGCCAAGGGCATCAAGGTCATCAGCCTGTCTTCCGGCGAGCCGGATTTCGCCACCCCCGCCAATGCCGTCGAGGCGGGCTATGCGGCTGCGCTTGCCGGCGATACGAAATATCCGCCGCTCGACGGCACCCCGGCCCTGCGCCAGGCGATTGCGCGTAAATTCAAGCGCGACAACAATCTCGACTACGATGCCAGCGAGATCGTCGTTGCCGGCGGCGGCAAGCAGATCATCTTCAACGCCGTCATGGCCACCTGCAATCCCGGCGACGAGGTGGTCATCCCGTCGCCCTCCTGGATCAGCTACGCCGATATCGTGAAATTCGCCGGCGCCGTGCCGGTGCCGGTCGATTGCCCGCAGCAGAACGGTTTCAAGCTGCGCGCCGAAGACCTGGATGCGGCGATCACGCCGCGCACGAAATGGCTGTTCCTGAATTTCCCGAACAACCCGACGGGTGCGGCCTGCTCGCGCGCCGAGATGAAGGCCATCGCCGAGGTGATGCTGAAACATCCGCATGTCTGGATCATGACCGACGACATGTACGAGCACCTGATCTATGACGGGTTTGAATTCTGCACCATCGCCGAGGTCGAACCGCGTCTGAAGGACCGCGTGCTGACGGTCAACGGCGCTTCCAAGGCCTATGCGATGACCGGCTGGCGCCTCGGTTTCTGCGGCGGGCCGAAGGACCTCATCAAGGCGATCAGCAACGTCAACGGCCAGAACAGCGGCGGCACGTCCACCATCACGCAGGCCGCCGTCGCCGCCGTGCTCGACGGGCCGCAGGACCTCCTGAAGGAGCGGGCGGCGATCTATAAGACCCGGCGCGATTTCGTCGTGGACCGGCTTGGCGAGATCGATGGCGTCCGCTGCCACAAGCCGGAGGGCGCCTTCTACGTATTCCCGAACATCGCCGAGCTGATCGGCCGGACGAGCAAGGGCGGGCGCCGGATCGAGACGGACACGGATTTCGTGCTCGCCCTGCTCGACGAGCATCATGTCGCTACCGTGCAGGGCGCGGCCTATGGCATGAGCCCGTTCTTCCGCATCTCCTACGCCACGAGCATGGAGCGGCTGGACGAGGCCTGCGGCCGCGTCGCCGAATTCTGCGCGGGTCTGCGCTAA
- a CDS encoding general stress protein: protein MTKTVTGLYDDYSDARAAVSALEARGVPSNDISIVSNNADDRYSKDTNAAEGAGTGAGIGAAVGGVGGLLTGLGIVAIPGVGPVVAAGWLAATAAGAAAGAVAGGAAGGLIGAMTDSGVPEEHAHVYAEGVRRGGTLVTARVDESLHAEAEAILRQNNWVDPAARRADYAEQGWTRFEDTLDPYGPADIEQERLRYRR, encoded by the coding sequence ATGACAAAGACCGTAACCGGACTCTATGACGACTATTCTGATGCGCGCGCTGCCGTCAGCGCCCTCGAGGCGCGTGGCGTTCCCTCCAACGATATCAGCATCGTCTCGAACAATGCCGATGACCGCTATTCCAAGGATACCAATGCTGCCGAAGGTGCTGGTACCGGTGCTGGGATCGGTGCCGCGGTCGGCGGCGTCGGCGGCCTTCTGACCGGCCTCGGCATCGTGGCCATTCCGGGCGTCGGTCCAGTGGTCGCGGCCGGCTGGCTCGCCGCCACGGCGGCGGGCGCCGCTGCTGGCGCGGTCGCCGGCGGCGCGGCAGGCGGCCTGATCGGCGCAATGACGGATTCGGGCGTTCCGGAGGAGCATGCCCATGTTTATGCCGAAGGTGTGCGTCGTGGCGGCACGCTGGTGACAGCGAGGGTCGATGAAAGCCTGCACGCCGAGGCCGAGGCGATTCTTCGTCAGAACAACTGGGTCGATCCCGCCGCACGGCGCGCCGATTACGCTGAACAGGGCTGGACCCGTTTTGAGGACACGCTTGACCCGTATGGCCCGGCGGACATCGAGCAGGAGCGCCTGCGATACCGCCGATAA
- the pxpB gene encoding 5-oxoprolinase subunit PxpB — translation MSFRQAAPASIVPDTDDQARISFIGTRAFLIEAPGAFDLPNQRRIWSLSHALETRPDIAEIVPGMTNLLVILKETPDASDAIVLALQEEWRRARGVDLAGREIEIAVTYGGEHATDLPALCDLSGLSDREVVRIHHEGTYRVFALGSAPGFGYLHGLDPHIHMPRKTVPSLHMARGCVTIGGMQTGVAVLTGPNGWNSIGFAELQMFDPMAALPAVMAPGDTVRFRPERIEL, via the coding sequence ATGAGCTTCCGGCAAGCCGCCCCCGCCTCCATCGTTCCCGACACCGACGATCAGGCACGCATTTCCTTCATAGGCACACGCGCCTTCCTCATCGAGGCGCCCGGTGCCTTCGACCTGCCGAACCAGCGGCGCATCTGGTCTTTGTCGCACGCACTCGAAACCCGGCCCGACATTGCCGAGATCGTGCCGGGCATGACGAACCTGCTGGTCATCCTCAAGGAGACGCCCGATGCGTCCGACGCGATCGTCCTCGCGCTGCAGGAGGAATGGCGGCGTGCGCGGGGTGTCGATCTTGCCGGCCGCGAGATCGAGATCGCCGTCACCTATGGCGGCGAACATGCGACGGACCTGCCGGCGCTGTGCGACCTGTCCGGCCTCTCCGACCGGGAGGTGGTGCGCATCCACCACGAAGGCACCTACCGCGTCTTCGCGCTCGGAAGCGCCCCGGGCTTCGGCTACCTGCACGGGCTCGACCCGCACATTCACATGCCGCGCAAGACCGTGCCTTCGCTGCACATGGCCCGCGGCTGCGTGACCATCGGCGGCATGCAGACGGGCGTCGCCGTGCTGACGGGGCCGAACGGCTGGAACTCGATCGGCTTTGCCGAACTCCAGATGTTCGACCCGATGGCGGCTCTTCCCGCCGTGATGGCCCCCGGCGATACCGTGCGTTTCCGTCCTGAAAGGATCGAGCTGTGA
- a CDS encoding DUF1236 domain-containing protein, with protein MKLNLLASATIAAALLTSPVMADDDNDGAVTGAAGGAVTGAVVGGPVGAAVGGVVGAIAGTALDPPPRKVVTYVEQQPIPSDTIVVEEVVEVGKPLPKTVVLTPIPEDPTYAYAVVNKQRVIVDPSTYTVVQVLN; from the coding sequence ATGAAACTCAATCTTCTTGCCTCGGCTACCATCGCAGCCGCTCTTCTCACATCGCCGGTGATGGCCGATGACGACAATGATGGTGCCGTAACGGGCGCAGCAGGCGGCGCCGTAACCGGCGCAGTCGTCGGCGGACCAGTCGGTGCCGCCGTAGGCGGTGTCGTTGGCGCAATTGCAGGGACGGCGCTCGATCCGCCGCCGCGGAAGGTCGTCACCTACGTCGAACAACAGCCGATACCGTCCGACACGATTGTCGTTGAGGAAGTGGTGGAAGTCGGCAAGCCCCTCCCGAAGACTGTGGTGCTGACGCCGATTCCCGAAGACCCGACTTATGCCTATGCAGTGGTCAACAAGCAGAGGGTCATCGTCGATCCCAGCACGTACACGGTGGTGCAGGTGCTGAACTGA
- a CDS encoding BA14K family protein → MKTLAAIIASVLLSIVTFSLGVFGATLYLSTPEPASLSRTIGVADLWTTEPKVVARNRHQLEAAEGEEMSASRIELGSLPNETHDQQSFLDAQPDEFVTSSIAEDQNPGPKTLSREHVQWCISRYNSYRADDDTYQPYTGKRRHCVSPYFANGAPIHDEDRGAAEEVLLSSDHSLGDGYKNAPLVTADLEDHTRKCGERYKSYRTDDNTYQPYNGGPRRQCQ, encoded by the coding sequence ATGAAAACATTGGCAGCCATCATCGCGAGCGTTCTGCTGTCGATTGTCACATTTTCTCTCGGTGTGTTTGGAGCGACCCTTTATCTTTCGACACCTGAGCCGGCTTCGCTATCGAGAACCATCGGGGTCGCGGATCTATGGACCACCGAGCCTAAAGTCGTTGCGCGAAACCGGCACCAGCTGGAAGCTGCCGAGGGCGAAGAGATGTCGGCATCGCGCATCGAATTGGGCAGCCTTCCCAATGAGACCCATGACCAGCAAAGCTTTTTGGATGCTCAGCCGGACGAATTTGTCACGAGCTCAATTGCTGAAGACCAAAACCCCGGTCCCAAGACGCTGTCCCGCGAACATGTGCAATGGTGTATTTCGAGGTATAATTCCTATCGAGCCGACGATGACACATATCAACCCTATACCGGTAAACGCCGGCATTGCGTTTCTCCCTACTTTGCGAATGGAGCTCCTATCCATGACGAGGACAGAGGAGCCGCTGAAGAAGTGCTTTTGAGCTCAGATCACTCGCTCGGGGACGGCTACAAGAATGCTCCACTGGTTACCGCTGATCTTGAGGATCACACGCGCAAGTGCGGTGAGCGCTACAAGTCCTATCGCACGGACGACAATACATACCAGCCATATAATGGTGGTCCACGGCGTCAGTGCCAATGA
- a CDS encoding PepSY domain-containing protein: MRPLLLAIAFVGASTFAAFAQTSTTPSTDGDTPAVATPDSKNATAPVEGANSFTEDQAKERLIEAGYADIADLKLDDKGIWRGTATKDGKSVTVALDYQGNIVTE, encoded by the coding sequence ATGAGACCGCTTCTCTTGGCCATCGCGTTCGTCGGCGCATCGACCTTTGCTGCCTTTGCGCAGACTTCGACCACCCCTTCGACGGATGGCGACACGCCCGCGGTTGCGACCCCCGACAGCAAGAACGCGACCGCGCCGGTCGAAGGAGCCAACAGCTTCACGGAGGATCAGGCGAAGGAACGTCTCATCGAGGCCGGCTATGCCGACATCGCGGACCTGAAGCTCGATGACAAGGGCATCTGGCGCGGCACGGCCACCAAGGACGGCAAGTCCGTCACCGTCGCGCTCGACTACCAGGGCAACATCGTCACCGAGTGA
- a CDS encoding LamB/YcsF family protein — protein sequence MQVDLNSDMGEGFGPYRLCDDEAMMDVVTSANIACGFHAGDPDTMVRMVRLARQRGVDVGAHPGLPDRQGFGRRELPFGPDELRQQMLYQLGALTAIAKAEGVTVSHVSFHAAMGNMVNRDPALASAMMAAIHSVDPGLIVFATADSVIERAAIEAGLKTLTLFLADRAYDAKGALVPRGQPGALVKDEASVRARVRKFLLDGTVTAIDGTVIPMRARSILVHSDTPGSLDLARTVRSEIEAAGGTLTPVSKLLR from the coding sequence ATGCAGGTCGATCTCAATTCCGATATGGGCGAGGGCTTCGGCCCCTACCGTCTCTGCGACGACGAGGCGATGATGGATGTCGTCACCTCCGCCAACATCGCTTGCGGCTTCCATGCCGGCGATCCCGATACGATGGTGCGCATGGTGCGCCTGGCGCGGCAGCGGGGTGTCGATGTCGGTGCCCATCCCGGTCTGCCGGACCGGCAGGGCTTCGGCCGCCGCGAATTGCCGTTCGGGCCGGACGAATTGCGCCAGCAGATGCTCTACCAGCTCGGCGCTTTGACGGCGATTGCCAAGGCCGAGGGCGTCACGGTCTCCCATGTCAGTTTCCATGCGGCGATGGGAAACATGGTCAACCGCGATCCCGCGCTTGCCTCGGCCATGATGGCGGCGATCCACAGCGTCGATCCCGGCCTCATCGTCTTTGCGACAGCGGACAGCGTGATCGAGCGTGCCGCAATCGAGGCCGGGCTGAAGACCCTGACCCTCTTTCTCGCCGACCGTGCCTATGACGCCAAGGGTGCGCTCGTGCCGCGCGGCCAACCCGGCGCCCTCGTCAAGGACGAGGCCTCTGTGCGCGCCCGCGTGCGAAAATTCCTCCTCGACGGGACTGTCACGGCCATCGACGGAACTGTCATTCCGATGCGCGCGCGCTCCATCCTCGTGCACAGCGACACGCCCGGTTCGCTCGACCTTGCCCGCACCGTGCGCAGCGAGATCGAAGCGGCCGGTGGCACCCTCACGCCCGTTTCCAAACTCCTGCGATAA